AGAGCTATGGGAAGgacacagaagaagaagattattGGAAGACCGGAGGTCGCGGCTGTGATTATCGCACAGATAACAGAAATAAGGTGATAAGTAAGCAGGGGGAGAGGGAGACGTCAAGAAAGAAAACAGAGTACAGAGAGCCCGCATCTTACGGCGCTCGCGGATGGGAAGCCAGCCAAGGGTGGTGCGATAAGCAGACACATGGTCATACTTACGAAGATTGAAAACGAATCGAATGCAGTTATTAAGAAGTCTGTCCAGTTTATTAAGAAGATCTGCATTCAGGTCCAAATAACACACATCGCCATAGTCGATAACTGGGAAAATAAGAGTTTGCACGAGCATTACCTTAGTCTTGGACGGAAGGAAATTCTTTAGCCGGTATAGAGTACGTAGTGTGCCTGTGACTTTTTGCGAGACATCAGCAACTTGTGCACGCCAACTCAGCGTTGAGTCAATCGAGAGGCCGAGATTCTTGACAGTCAAGCTGAGATCGATCACTGATCCGTCGTAGATAATCTGCGGGATGGTTGTAGCATCAAGTTTGCTGAGCATTCGCTGGCTGCCCACGATTATAGCCTGGCACTTGGTGGGGTTCACGACCAGACCAAACCCCTCCGCCCAATCCCTGATACTGTCGAGGTCCCTGTTGATAGAATCCACCGCAGAAGACACAGCTTCGATGCTTGCCTGCGAGTATAGCTGCAAGTCGTCGGCATACAGATGATACGCACATCGAAGCTTTTGAGTTATATAATTGATAAACAAGGAAAAGAGTAAAGGAGAAAGAATACCGCCTTGGGGTACGCCGGTAGTTAGGTCGCCCCATTTAGAGGTCAATTCGCCACTGCGAACCGCCTGCCGGCGTCCCCGAAGATATGAGGAGAACCAATCCAGGACCTTGGATGACATCATGAGGTGGTCAAGGATAGAAAGAAGGATGTCATGACTGACGGTATTAAAGGCATTCGAGAAATCCACCAAGGCAACAACAGTGACCTCAGTATTCTCCATACCCGCCCTAATATCGCCAGTCACTTTAAGGAGCGCCGATGTACTACTGCAGCCAGGCCTAAATCCCGACTGCAGGGGATTCAACAGGTTATGTTCAGCGACATACCTGTAAAGCTGTCGATGAACACAAGCCTCAAGGACTTTAGATAAAAAGGGGAGAATGGAAATAGGTCGGAAGTGATTAGGGAGAGAGGGATTTTGGATTTTCGGCAAGGGAATGACGTGTGCAGTCCGCCATTGGGAAGGAAACAGACCGGTGTCGAGGGAGAAATTTATGACGTGGGAGATAGGAGGAAGGAGATACTCTAGGATGGTGGTAATCATGCGGCGGCTGACGCCGTCGGCTCCCACAGCGTTGGACTTTATAGATAGGATAACCTTCTTGATGTCATCCATGGAAATGGGTGCGAAACAGAAACGTGGGATATCGGGCCGAGGTAAATCGGACAAATAACTTAAGGTGTGCGACTTGGCCCGGAGAGACAATGGTGAAGAAGTGGTGAAATGATCATTCATGTCATCCAAGCCAACCGCACACTGTAGGTCTAGACTCCTTGACCTGCCGATACCTAGCGTTCCGAAGAACTTCCAGACATCAGCAGGGGAGGAAGAAGTTATATTGGAGAGAATATGTCGGCGTTTAGCGTTGCGTATCATCTGGTTACACCTATTTCTTGCAGCTTTAAAGGCGCTCCAGTGCTCGTCGCAGCGCTCCCTCCGAAATCTTCGAAAAGCCCTGTCCCGACGTCTCATGGCCATACGAACTCCAGGGGTTATCCAGGGGGCAGGTGGGCGCTTCAATTTCACCTTGCGGATAGGCGCATGAGTgtcttataaattaattaaatgttgattAAGAATTGCAACCTTCTCCGAGACGGTAGCGGCTTGTTTGAGTCCTTCCCAGTTGACATTTGAGGCGTCTCTACGCAGCTTCTCTACGTCCATACGTCTAAAGGAACGCAAGTGCAAAACTTTTGGACTTGGTTTGGGAGGTTTGAGGATATAGGAGAGATAGATAAGGTCGTGATGGGAGAAACCAGGAGCAGGATACTGACCAAAAGATGAAACAAGAGGCGGGGAGGATGTAAGGATCAGGTCGAGCCAGGTGTCATGCCCGTCGGGATTGTGGTGAGTGGCTTGTAGGGGAAGAACATGAAGACTGGCGGAGCGGGTAATATCGAGGAGTTTGCGGGAACGAGAGGAACTGTGGGATAGGAGATCGGTATTGAAGTCGCCCATGATAACAATATGTTGATATTCAGACCCTAAAGATTCCAGTACCGGCTCGATACTGGAGAAGTAGTCAACACAGGGGGGGCAGTAAACGACACCTAGAACAATTTTGGCACCATTCACACATGCTTCGATGAAGATAAATTCAGCGGTGGCAGAGTTTGCAGGGGAGGAAACAAGAATTTTGTGGGAGAGGCCGCTTTTGAGGTAGATGGCTACACCACCGCCCCTTTTCCCAACGCGATCATTCCTAATTAGAATAAAGCCGGGAAGAGGATAAGTGGTAGAAAGAAGGTGAGGCTTGAGCCAAGTCTCGGAAATCAGGACGGCATGAACGTCAGCATCAGCGAAGGTGTCAAATAAGTCACTGTAGTGACTAGGGACACTCTGAGCATTGATGtgacatatatttaaaaatttccgGGGCTGAGATACAAACGATTGTCGCACCAAGTCACCCAGAGTTCCCGCTGTAGAACTGTAACTGTCGTTTAACGAAGAGTCAGCTGAGTGGAAAGAATCATCGTCGTTTGACatagatacaataaataaatattatattatagataaatctTAACAAGAGTAgactttaaaatgttaatttaaaataacaaaaactaaacgtaTCT
Above is a genomic segment from Trichoplusia ni isolate ovarian cell line Hi5 unplaced genomic scaffold, tn1 tig00003909, whole genome shotgun sequence containing:
- the LOC113508137 gene encoding uncharacterized protein LOC113508137 → MSNDDDSFHSADSSLNDSYSSTAGTLGDLVRQSFVSQPRKFLNICHINAQSVPSHYSDLFDTFADADVHAVLISETWLKPHLLSTTYPLPGFILIRNDRVGKRGGGVAIYLKSGLSHKILVSSPANSATAEFIFIEACVNGAKIVLGVVYCPPCVDYFSSIEPVLESLGSEYQHIVIMGDFNTDLLSHSSSRSRKLLDITRSASLHVLPLQATHHNPDGHDTWLDLILTSSPPLVSSFGQYPAPGFSHHDLIYLSYILKPPKPSPKVLHLRSFRRMDVEKLRRDASNVNWEGLKQAATVSEKVAILNQHLINL